A genomic window from Fibrobacterota bacterium includes:
- a CDS encoding peptide chain release factor 3, producing MSFSEIVQKRRTFAIISHPDAGKTTLTEKLLWYGGAIREAGMVRAKRGRKAATSDWMEIERQRGISVTSSVMSFPHDGHHMNLVDTPGHEDFCEDTFRALAAVDSAVVLIDGAKGVEPQTLRLMEVCRMRRTPVITFINKCDRDIRDPLELFDEIEQSLGLPCVPLTLPCGSGVSFRGVYSLADQAFHSFAERKQDDEDRTERGIHRFALDSAELDRLGGEREAGKLRELAEFVTGAMPGLDRDAYLEGRQTPVFFGSALHLFGVRHLLDALVGIAPAPSRRASDKREVLATEDAFTGFVFKIQANMDPKHRDRMAFVRVCSGKFVRGEKVTHVTSGREIRMAAPTTFVAQDRSLVDEAFSGDIVGIHDPGVFRIGDTLTGGEKLLFEGIPEFSPEHFARVVSKNPLRSKQLAQGLEQLTQEGAAQVFTPFSGPHQLLGVVGRLQFDVIQFRLSGEYGAECMFEPVPVWSSRWVVGDEEKVRLFKDQNIFDCATDRHGGLVYLPSHEFKVRLMQEKWPDLKFESARR from the coding sequence ATGAGTTTTTCCGAGATCGTCCAGAAGCGGCGCACCTTCGCCATCATCTCCCACCCCGACGCGGGCAAGACCACCCTCACGGAAAAGCTCCTGTGGTACGGCGGCGCCATCCGCGAAGCGGGCATGGTCCGCGCCAAGCGCGGGCGCAAGGCGGCCACGTCCGACTGGATGGAGATCGAACGCCAGCGCGGGATTTCCGTGACAAGTTCCGTCATGAGCTTTCCGCACGACGGCCACCACATGAACCTGGTGGACACTCCGGGACACGAGGACTTCTGCGAAGACACCTTCCGCGCCCTGGCCGCGGTGGACAGCGCGGTGGTGCTCATCGACGGCGCTAAGGGCGTGGAGCCCCAGACGCTTCGGCTCATGGAAGTGTGCCGCATGCGCCGCACCCCGGTGATCACCTTCATCAACAAGTGCGACCGCGATATCCGCGACCCCCTGGAACTCTTCGACGAGATCGAACAGTCACTGGGGCTCCCGTGCGTGCCCCTCACCTTGCCGTGCGGCTCCGGCGTGAGCTTCCGGGGCGTGTATTCGCTGGCCGACCAAGCCTTCCATTCCTTCGCCGAACGCAAGCAGGACGACGAAGACCGCACCGAACGGGGCATCCACCGCTTCGCCCTGGACAGCGCCGAGCTGGACCGGTTGGGCGGCGAGCGCGAGGCGGGCAAGCTGCGCGAATTGGCGGAATTCGTCACCGGTGCCATGCCTGGATTGGACCGCGACGCCTACCTGGAAGGGCGCCAGACGCCGGTCTTCTTCGGGTCGGCTCTGCACCTGTTCGGTGTCCGGCACCTGCTGGACGCCTTGGTGGGGATCGCCCCGGCGCCGAGCCGCCGCGCTTCGGACAAGCGCGAGGTCCTGGCCACGGAAGACGCCTTCACGGGATTCGTCTTCAAGATCCAGGCGAACATGGATCCCAAGCACCGCGACCGCATGGCCTTCGTGCGCGTGTGTTCGGGCAAGTTCGTGCGCGGCGAAAAGGTCACGCACGTGACCAGCGGACGCGAGATCCGCATGGCCGCACCCACCACCTTTGTCGCGCAGGATCGCTCGCTGGTGGACGAGGCTTTTTCCGGCGACATCGTGGGCATCCACGACCCGGGCGTATTCCGGATTGGCGACACCCTCACGGGCGGAGAAAAGCTCCTGTTCGAAGGAATCCCGGAGTTCTCGCCCGAGCACTTCGCACGGGTGGTTTCCAAGAATCCTTTGCGTTCCAAACAACTGGCCCAAGGACTGGAGCAGCTCACGCAGGAAGGCGCGGCGCAGGTCTTCACGCCGTTTTCCGGCCCGCACCAATTGTTGGGCGTGGTGGGACGTCTCCAGTTTGACGTCATTCAGTTTCGGCTTTCCGGCGAGTACGGCGCCGAGTGCATGTTCGAGCCCGTCCCCGTGTGGTCGTCGCGCTGGGTGGTGGGCGACGAAGAAAAGGTCCGGCTGTTCAAGGACCAGAACATTTTCGATTGCGCTACGGATCGGCATGGCGGCTTGGTGTACCTGCCCAGCCATGAATTCAAGGTCCGACTGATGCAGGAAAAATGGCCGGATCTGAAGTTCGAGTCGGCGCGGAGGTAA
- a CDS encoding SpoIID/LytB domain-containing protein yields the protein MPSRIIRVALMEGKPQLEISFRGSRTGAGLIWSVPVTARPESGQVRLVSAGVDTLVPSIEWSGEALACLEKRCYRGSIRIQPWNGGLLAMNIVGLEDYLLGVVPGEIGRKLRWKLYEAVRAQAIVARTYTIRSIGQYQGKPWDLRDDVRDQVYEGALGEDSLCTRAVRSTRGQILVDAAGAPVDAYYHATSGGRTADIVQVWPHKEAKPYLRGVVDTAPDGRAWSGASTSSEWTETWEADALRKAVRTDLSEAVGRKVDPGEVRALRLEGRDSSGRVRKLVVEGGAATVEVPSDRIRWALRRTAKGRPILRSARFELREENGKYIAIGTGNGHGVGMSQNGAMGRAWAGQTSAQILSAYYPGTQLRNLEP from the coding sequence GTGCCGTCACGCATCATTCGCGTGGCGCTAATGGAAGGCAAGCCGCAGTTGGAAATTTCCTTCCGCGGTTCCCGAACGGGGGCGGGTCTGATTTGGTCAGTTCCTGTCACGGCCAGACCGGAATCCGGTCAGGTGCGTCTGGTTTCCGCGGGTGTGGACACGTTGGTCCCCTCCATCGAGTGGTCCGGCGAGGCCTTGGCGTGCCTGGAAAAACGCTGCTACCGCGGTAGCATCCGGATCCAGCCGTGGAACGGCGGATTGCTGGCCATGAACATCGTGGGCCTGGAAGACTACCTGTTGGGCGTGGTGCCCGGCGAGATCGGCCGCAAGCTGCGCTGGAAGCTGTACGAAGCCGTCCGTGCGCAGGCGATCGTCGCCCGCACCTACACGATCCGATCGATCGGACAGTACCAGGGCAAGCCGTGGGATCTGCGCGACGACGTGCGCGACCAGGTCTACGAAGGCGCCTTGGGGGAGGATTCCCTCTGCACGCGCGCCGTCCGTTCCACGCGCGGACAGATTCTGGTGGACGCGGCGGGAGCTCCCGTGGACGCCTACTACCACGCCACTTCGGGCGGGCGCACCGCCGACATCGTCCAAGTCTGGCCCCACAAGGAGGCCAAGCCCTACCTGCGGGGAGTGGTGGACACGGCCCCCGACGGCCGGGCCTGGAGCGGCGCCTCCACCTCGTCGGAATGGACGGAAACTTGGGAGGCGGATGCCTTGCGCAAGGCCGTGCGCACGGATCTGTCCGAGGCCGTGGGGCGCAAGGTGGATCCGGGCGAGGTCCGGGCCCTCCGCCTGGAAGGGCGTGATTCCTCGGGGCGTGTGCGCAAGCTGGTGGTGGAAGGGGGGGCGGCCACGGTGGAGGTTCCCTCCGACCGCATCCGCTGGGCGTTGCGCAGGACAGCCAAGGGACGCCCCATCCTGCGAAGCGCGAGATTCGAACTTCGGGAAGAAAACGGCAAGTACATCGCCATCGGCACCGGCAACGGACACGGCGTGGGGATGAGCCAGAACGGCGCCATGGGCAGGGCCTGGGCCGGCCAAACTTCTGCACAAATTTTGTCAGCTTACTACCCCGGAACCCAACTGAGGAACCTGGAACCATGA
- the def gene encoding peptide deformylase codes for MALLRVLTWGEPLLRKVSRPVEVAEMDDDFRLWCADLVETMYEEDGVGLAAVQVGRAIRVLAVDTEYGESQTRNPVVYVNPVLERVGAICEDSEGCLSVPGVRGKVKRPAMVNISWMDMHGVAHRREGIEGLEARCLQHEMDHLEGVLFVDHLSPVGRTLVEGKLRKLAKAAKE; via the coding sequence ATGGCCCTGTTGAGGGTGTTGACCTGGGGCGAGCCCCTGCTGCGGAAAGTCTCCCGTCCGGTGGAAGTCGCCGAGATGGATGACGATTTCCGTCTGTGGTGCGCCGATCTGGTGGAAACCATGTACGAAGAGGATGGAGTCGGCCTGGCCGCCGTGCAGGTGGGGCGCGCCATCCGCGTGCTGGCCGTGGACACCGAGTACGGCGAATCCCAGACACGCAATCCCGTGGTCTACGTGAACCCGGTGTTGGAACGCGTCGGGGCCATTTGCGAGGACTCCGAAGGTTGCCTTTCGGTGCCCGGAGTGCGGGGCAAGGTGAAGCGGCCCGCCATGGTGAACATCTCCTGGATGGACATGCACGGCGTGGCGCATCGCCGCGAGGGCATCGAAGGCCTGGAAGCGCGCTGCCTCCAACACGAGATGGACCATCTCGAAGGCGTGCTGTTTGTCGATCATCTGAGTCCGGTTGGCCGGACCCTGGTGGAAGGAAAGCTCCGCAAGCTCGCCAAGGCCGCCAAGGAGTGA
- the yajC gene encoding preprotein translocase subunit YajC — protein MIETLTSILPMVLVFGGAMWFLSIRPAMKRNKEQEQLQKSLKKGDKVLTQAGFFAEVDRVTEDGKIFLRVGDAKLEFQRQAIVSKVQEG, from the coding sequence ATGATCGAAACCCTGACATCCATCCTGCCGATGGTCCTCGTCTTCGGTGGCGCCATGTGGTTTCTGTCCATCCGCCCCGCCATGAAGCGCAACAAGGAGCAGGAACAGCTCCAGAAGAGCCTGAAGAAGGGCGACAAGGTCCTGACCCAGGCAGGCTTCTTCGCCGAAGTGGATCGCGTGACCGAAGACGGCAAGATCTTCCTGCGCGTGGGCGACGCCAAGCTCGAATTCCAGCGCCAGGCCATCGTATCGAAGGTCCAGGAGGGCTGA
- a CDS encoding ATP-binding cassette domain-containing protein — protein MIGPALHPSESGDRTHLEFQGWTVHVADREMLRWVDLSIPRGRIVALVGPTGSGKSVLLSSVNRLLADIPQLRWQGSVELDGTQLWGRAVDDLAVKRRTSTLFRHGAVLPGTVFQNIAFPLRLDGIRDPSRLSDAVEKALRAVSGWERLRGQLDQEAARLTIGLRQIVNLARAMVGSPEILLLDEPCGDLDPRETDLFERSILDLPGETTVLLATHNLAQASRLPHRVAFFMDGQLHEFGPTDRVFQRPIRAETEDYLSGRFG, from the coding sequence ATGATCGGGCCGGCCTTGCATCCGTCGGAATCGGGAGACCGGACCCACTTGGAGTTCCAAGGTTGGACGGTCCACGTGGCGGATCGCGAGATGCTCCGGTGGGTGGACCTGTCGATTCCGCGCGGACGCATCGTGGCGTTGGTGGGCCCGACAGGTTCTGGCAAGAGTGTGCTCCTATCCAGCGTGAACCGTCTGTTGGCGGACATTCCCCAACTGCGATGGCAGGGGTCCGTGGAGTTGGATGGAACGCAGCTGTGGGGTAGGGCGGTGGATGATCTGGCCGTCAAGCGTCGCACCTCCACGCTGTTTCGCCATGGCGCGGTGCTTCCGGGAACCGTCTTCCAGAACATCGCCTTCCCGTTGCGCTTGGATGGCATCCGGGATCCCTCCCGGCTTTCCGATGCTGTGGAAAAGGCTCTGCGAGCGGTTTCCGGCTGGGAACGCCTCCGTGGCCAGCTCGACCAGGAGGCGGCGCGCCTGACCATCGGACTGCGGCAGATCGTGAATCTCGCCCGTGCGATGGTCGGTTCACCGGAAATCCTTTTGTTGGACGAGCCGTGCGGAGATCTGGATCCCCGCGAAACCGATCTGTTCGAGCGGTCCATCCTGGACTTGCCAGGCGAAACCACGGTACTATTGGCGACCCACAACCTTGCCCAAGCCTCGCGCTTGCCACATCGGGTGGCGTTTTTCATGGATGGCCAATTGCACGAATTTGGTCCGACCGATCGGGTTTTCCAGCGTCCGATCCGCGCCGAGACCGAGGACTACCTTTCCGGAAGATTCGGATGA
- a CDS encoding ABC transporter permease subunit, whose product MKGFRYWSGWLLLGLIPLPVLVLLAWTARLSVVPTPEKFTWSSGESMLAMRLPGDSAADARRIRVLRSDGSPCWIGDWTNAVPQPDAWLVWRDDAAPVMGRLLGVVVAFGDTLRGANARKALLEMPDRIAEDEHRLERTRRDLSDPRGVEAEQRLQQFRTHQTHVVAVLDGSGTGTFSVPLVRIRHAESFGGGWTGDLTRSVSRLWFQIRSSPDTGSGGGIKGALLATGLVVLLAGLLGGIPALLLAVYFADQIDPGPAARWLRWASEGLSGVPGVVWGCVCAALLVSQGISFLAVFGWSFSVTGGVLWAGLTLGILSAPITFSRAMDAIDRVPRSSREIARSCGASRHQVLFLVVLPACKRGLTGAWLSGLARAGGETAPLLLVGAAGGLGASWHVGSGLPVWSGEFLHLGAMAYALPWPAVEAQFGHPLAFLSLSLVALGCMALEWGALHAEGSPR is encoded by the coding sequence ATGAAGGGTTTTCGGTATTGGTCGGGGTGGCTCCTGTTGGGCTTGATCCCCCTGCCCGTGCTGGTTTTGCTGGCTTGGACCGCTCGATTGAGTGTGGTGCCCACACCGGAGAAATTCACCTGGTCTTCCGGCGAGAGCATGCTCGCCATGCGTTTGCCAGGGGATTCTGCCGCTGATGCCCGAAGGATCCGGGTCCTTCGCTCGGATGGTTCGCCCTGTTGGATCGGCGATTGGACCAATGCCGTTCCCCAACCCGATGCCTGGCTGGTTTGGCGCGACGATGCGGCTCCCGTGATGGGACGCTTGTTGGGTGTGGTGGTGGCCTTTGGAGATACCCTGCGTGGAGCGAATGCCCGGAAGGCGCTTCTGGAAATGCCGGATCGGATCGCCGAGGACGAGCACCGATTGGAGAGGACGCGGCGGGACCTTTCCGATCCACGGGGCGTCGAAGCGGAACAAAGGCTCCAGCAGTTTCGAACGCACCAGACGCATGTGGTCGCCGTGCTCGATGGATCGGGAACCGGAACGTTCTCCGTGCCGTTGGTCAGAATCCGTCATGCGGAATCCTTCGGTGGCGGGTGGACGGGCGATTTGACCCGCTCGGTCTCGCGCCTGTGGTTCCAGATCCGTTCCAGCCCGGACACGGGAAGCGGCGGCGGGATCAAGGGTGCCCTGCTGGCCACCGGTCTGGTGGTGCTTTTGGCGGGTCTGCTGGGCGGAATTCCCGCTCTGCTTCTGGCTGTCTACTTCGCCGACCAGATCGATCCCGGACCCGCGGCCCGTTGGCTTCGCTGGGCATCCGAAGGCCTGTCCGGGGTGCCCGGCGTGGTTTGGGGCTGCGTGTGCGCCGCCTTGCTGGTTTCGCAAGGAATCTCCTTCCTGGCCGTGTTTGGATGGTCATTTTCTGTCACCGGAGGAGTGCTTTGGGCCGGCTTGACCTTGGGCATCCTTTCGGCTCCCATCACCTTTTCGCGGGCCATGGACGCCATCGATCGCGTCCCGCGTTCCTCCCGCGAGATCGCCCGCTCCTGCGGAGCGAGTCGCCACCAGGTGCTTTTTTTGGTGGTTCTGCCCGCCTGCAAGCGCGGCCTTACGGGGGCTTGGCTTTCCGGTTTGGCCCGGGCCGGCGGAGAAACCGCGCCCCTGTTGCTGGTGGGAGCGGCCGGAGGATTGGGGGCTTCCTGGCACGTGGGGAGCGGTCTGCCCGTCTGGTCGGGTGAATTTCTTCACCTGGGGGCCATGGCCTACGCCTTGCCCTGGCCTGCCGTCGAGGCCCAGTTCGGCCATCCTTTGGCCTTCCTCTCGCTTTCGTTGGTCGCGCTGGGTTGCATGGCCTTGGAGTGGGGCGCGCTGCATGCCGAGGGCTCGCCGCGATGA
- a CDS encoding ABC transporter permease: protein MRSHLPNRRVPSRVRFGDRLVGVLLSLGGAGVLSILALSLLWLAWRALRAGDGPADFVRIGSWMAGSVSIALAGALLSFPLALAGAVWTDPGKSAWVVRLCAALPLSIPAFLVAMLLAKLANGAFGWPVEHRLWAIVALGWGGIAPQWIRFSRALALPGLGHWREGALALGIPDHRILSSIAFPAARRGIFAGWLRSLARGSGETMVILLVAGHTSGEAWTAGAAVVRELPHAVAGGGLWLDLLRVAFLLGAWTVLLHLIAARLDQSQSRVSRA from the coding sequence GTGCGCTCCCATCTGCCGAACCGACGGGTTCCGTCCCGGGTTCGGTTCGGGGATCGACTGGTCGGAGTCCTGCTCTCGCTGGGCGGGGCAGGGGTGCTTTCGATCCTGGCGTTGTCCCTGCTCTGGCTGGCTTGGCGTGCCCTCCGCGCGGGAGATGGACCGGCCGATTTCGTCAGGATCGGATCCTGGATGGCTGGATCGGTATCGATCGCGCTGGCTGGCGCGCTGCTTTCCTTTCCCTTGGCGTTGGCTGGCGCCGTGTGGACGGATCCTGGCAAGTCCGCATGGGTGGTGCGGCTCTGCGCCGCGCTACCGCTCTCCATTCCGGCCTTCCTGGTGGCGATGCTTCTCGCCAAACTGGCCAACGGTGCCTTTGGATGGCCGGTGGAGCACCGATTGTGGGCGATCGTGGCGCTGGGTTGGGGAGGGATCGCCCCGCAATGGATTCGTTTTTCCCGTGCCTTGGCCCTTCCGGGGCTGGGGCATTGGCGCGAAGGGGCGCTGGCGTTGGGAATCCCGGATCACCGGATCTTGTCCAGCATTGCCTTTCCCGCCGCTCGTCGGGGGATTTTCGCCGGGTGGTTGCGATCGTTGGCGCGTGGTTCCGGCGAAACCATGGTGATCTTGCTGGTTGCCGGGCACACGAGCGGCGAGGCCTGGACCGCGGGCGCGGCGGTGGTGCGTGAATTGCCTCACGCTGTGGCTGGTGGCGGACTGTGGCTGGATCTGTTGCGGGTGGCTTTCCTGCTGGGAGCCTGGACGGTTTTGTTGCATCTGATCGCCGCCCGATTGGATCAGAGCCAATCGAGGGTCTCCCGGGCATGA
- the thiS gene encoding sulfur carrier protein ThiS, translating into MVVHVNGEDRTVESATDVLGLVTSLGLEPGWVVVEHNLHALDRALWSSTPLADGDQVEIVRFMGGG; encoded by the coding sequence ATGGTCGTGCACGTAAATGGCGAGGATCGCACGGTGGAATCCGCCACGGATGTCCTGGGTCTCGTGACCTCGTTGGGGTTGGAGCCTGGGTGGGTCGTGGTGGAACACAATCTCCATGCCCTCGACCGCGCCCTCTGGTCGAGCACGCCCCTGGCCGATGGCGACCAGGTGGAGATCGTGCGCTTCATGGGCGGCGGCTGA
- a CDS encoding response regulator transcription factor, with translation MPTERILVLEDDADILDLVVHSLRKAGFKAFPARTGADALSIMSDERLDLAILDVMLPDLPGTEICRRLRESERHKAVPVVFLTARTEEHDRIYGFTVGGDDYVAKPFSPRELVARVQAILRRTTGSISGEHVKVGDLVIDLDRRTVRLGEAALGLTFKEFEVLKALVVAKGRAVERLHLLEEVWGMESTSGPRSVDVAITRLREKLGSYAKCVHTVTGLGYQWDPERWEGE, from the coding sequence ATGCCTACAGAACGAATTCTTGTCCTCGAAGACGATGCGGACATCCTGGACCTGGTGGTTCATTCGCTGCGCAAGGCTGGATTCAAAGCCTTTCCCGCTCGGACCGGAGCGGATGCCTTGTCCATCATGTCCGACGAGCGGCTGGACTTGGCCATCCTCGACGTGATGCTGCCGGATCTGCCGGGCACCGAAATCTGTCGGCGCCTGCGCGAGTCGGAACGCCACAAGGCCGTCCCGGTGGTGTTCCTGACCGCCCGGACGGAAGAACACGACCGCATCTATGGATTCACGGTGGGGGGCGACGACTACGTGGCCAAACCGTTCTCTCCACGCGAGCTCGTGGCCCGGGTGCAGGCGATCCTGCGGCGCACCACGGGCAGCATCTCCGGCGAACATGTGAAGGTCGGAGACCTCGTGATCGACCTGGATCGACGGACCGTGCGCCTGGGAGAAGCCGCTCTGGGGTTAACTTTCAAGGAATTCGAGGTCCTGAAAGCGCTGGTGGTGGCCAAGGGGCGGGCTGTGGAGCGGCTCCATCTGCTGGAGGAAGTCTGGGGGATGGAAAGCACTTCCGGGCCGCGTTCGGTGGATGTGGCCATCACACGATTGCGCGAGAAGCTCGGTTCCTATGCCAAATGCGTGCATACGGTGACCGGACTCGGCTACCAGTGGGACCCGGAGCGATGGGAAGGGGAATGA
- a CDS encoding phosphate ABC transporter substrate-binding protein, whose product MNLSKFKFLAPMAIAAALMGASNTETITVKGSDTMVIMAQRWAESYMAKHPGTSIQVTGGGSGTGISALINGTTDICNSSRPMKSAERAKLQERYATLGIEIKSAKDGLSVYVNEASPVKEITMDNLRDVYLGKITNWKQLGGPDSKIIVYGRENNSGTYAFFKDHVLSGKDYVASMQSMPGTAAVVNAVSKDPNGIGYGGMAYAKGIRIIGVKKNASSAAVTPSAETVGNGSYPLSRYLYMYTSKRPSGAVKEYIDWILSPEGQAIATQVGYFPAR is encoded by the coding sequence ATGAACCTTTCCAAATTCAAGTTCCTGGCCCCGATGGCCATCGCCGCCGCCCTGATGGGCGCGTCCAACACCGAGACCATCACGGTCAAGGGATCCGACACCATGGTCATCATGGCGCAGCGCTGGGCCGAGTCCTACATGGCCAAGCACCCCGGCACCTCCATCCAGGTGACCGGCGGCGGTTCGGGCACCGGCATCAGCGCCCTGATCAACGGCACCACCGACATCTGCAATTCCAGCCGTCCCATGAAGTCGGCCGAGCGCGCCAAGCTCCAGGAGCGCTACGCCACCCTGGGCATCGAGATCAAGTCGGCCAAGGACGGCCTGTCGGTCTATGTCAACGAAGCGAGTCCGGTGAAGGAAATCACCATGGACAACCTCCGCGACGTGTACCTGGGCAAGATCACCAACTGGAAGCAGCTGGGCGGACCTGATTCCAAGATCATCGTGTACGGTCGCGAGAACAACTCCGGCACCTACGCGTTCTTCAAGGACCACGTGCTCAGCGGCAAGGACTACGTCGCCTCCATGCAGTCGATGCCGGGAACCGCCGCGGTCGTCAACGCCGTGTCCAAGGATCCCAACGGCATCGGGTACGGCGGCATGGCCTACGCCAAGGGCATCCGCATCATCGGCGTGAAGAAGAACGCCAGCTCGGCCGCGGTCACCCCGAGCGCGGAGACCGTCGGAAACGGCTCCTACCCCCTCAGCCGCTACCTCTACATGTACACCTCCAAGCGTCCTTCGGGCGCGGTGAAGGAATACATCGACTGGATCCTCTCCCCCGAGGGCCAGGCGATCGCCACGCAGGTCGGGTACTTCCCGGCCCGCTGA
- the pstC gene encoding phosphate ABC transporter permease subunit PstC — translation MKRRIRIGEFLIEKAIATIAFGSLGAIVLIFLFVFREAVPIFTMDARALSGGHESISSSGSTDSAKATGESESYGDPVGESESYGDPEPVGAAESYGEPETIGAPEAYGEPETVGAAESYGDSTTEAPAKDTSLPASASMLGKPPPPSESAAPDEGASILSQILSGNWQPVGDHPKFGILPLLAGSLKVALIAILIAAPVGIFAALFTSTFAPRWAKEAMKPIIEIMAGFPSVVIGFFALTILASLVQTVFGLDYRLNALVGGIAMSMAVIPLIYTISEDALSAVPKHFTEGSLALGAPLWETNLRVVLPAAIPGIFAGVLLGLGRAIGETMIVLMATGNAALLTPSFVEPVRTVSASIGAEMAEVVFGDPHYVMLFVLGSLLFCISFALNAVAEIFIRQRLMAKFGGAS, via the coding sequence ATGAAAAGACGCATTCGAATCGGCGAGTTTCTGATCGAAAAAGCCATCGCCACGATCGCCTTCGGCTCCCTGGGAGCCATCGTCCTGATCTTCCTGTTCGTGTTCCGAGAGGCGGTGCCCATCTTCACGATGGATGCGCGGGCCCTCTCCGGCGGACACGAATCCATCTCTTCTTCCGGCTCGACCGACTCCGCCAAGGCGACCGGAGAGTCCGAGTCGTACGGTGATCCGGTCGGAGAATCGGAATCCTACGGCGACCCCGAACCCGTCGGTGCGGCCGAATCCTACGGAGAACCAGAAACCATCGGCGCTCCGGAGGCCTACGGAGAACCCGAGACCGTCGGTGCGGCGGAGTCCTACGGCGATTCCACCACCGAAGCGCCCGCCAAAGACACGTCCCTGCCGGCGAGCGCCAGCATGCTCGGAAAACCGCCTCCACCATCGGAATCCGCCGCGCCCGACGAAGGCGCCTCCATCCTTTCCCAAATTTTGTCCGGTAACTGGCAGCCCGTGGGGGACCACCCCAAATTCGGTATTCTGCCGCTGTTGGCGGGTTCGCTCAAGGTGGCCCTGATCGCCATCCTGATCGCCGCACCGGTGGGCATCTTCGCGGCCCTGTTCACCAGCACCTTCGCCCCGCGGTGGGCCAAGGAAGCCATGAAGCCCATCATCGAGATCATGGCGGGGTTCCCCTCCGTGGTGATCGGTTTTTTCGCCCTGACCATCCTGGCCTCGCTGGTCCAGACCGTGTTCGGACTGGACTACCGGCTCAACGCTCTGGTGGGAGGAATCGCCATGTCGATGGCCGTGATCCCCTTGATCTACACCATTTCAGAAGACGCCCTTTCGGCCGTGCCCAAGCACTTCACGGAAGGGTCGCTCGCCTTGGGGGCCCCGCTTTGGGAAACCAACCTGCGCGTGGTGCTGCCCGCCGCCATCCCTGGAATTTTCGCGGGTGTCCTGCTGGGATTGGGCCGCGCGATCGGCGAAACCATGATCGTGTTGATGGCCACCGGCAACGCCGCCCTGCTCACGCCCAGCTTCGTGGAGCCGGTGCGAACCGTGTCGGCGTCCATCGGCGCGGAAATGGCCGAAGTGGTTTTCGGTGATCCGCACTATGTCATGCTCTTCGTGCTGGGATCGTTGTTGTTTTGCATCAGTTTCGCCTTGAACGCTGTCGCGGAAATCTTCATCCGCCAACGCCTCATGGCCAAGTTCGGAGGCGCTTCGTGA
- the pstA gene encoding phosphate ABC transporter permease PstA: protein MNIPKKWVGRGVALVTGGSAIATVALVLVVIGIIVHGGAGHLSKDFILGSPEKGMTEGGIYPAIMGTFFLVLLMSLAGVPIGTITAIFLNEYVGQQSKIGRAIRFAVNTLAGIPAIVFGLFGLGFFINFVGGGADKMFYGGSLHWAQPNILWASLTMSLLTLPVVIVSVEEAIKTVPRELREGSLALGATRLETIWKVVLPQSMTGILTGAILAISRGAGEVAPILFTGAAYFLPNLPDGLTDQFMELGYHIYIMSTQSVDVEATKPIQFATTLVLLILTFTLNFAAIFLRWHLRRRAFR, encoded by the coding sequence GTGAACATCCCCAAGAAATGGGTCGGCCGGGGCGTGGCTCTGGTCACGGGAGGGTCGGCCATCGCGACCGTGGCCTTGGTGCTGGTGGTGATCGGAATCATCGTGCACGGAGGCGCGGGCCACCTGAGCAAGGATTTCATCCTCGGTTCGCCGGAAAAGGGAATGACCGAAGGCGGCATCTACCCCGCCATCATGGGAACGTTCTTCCTGGTGTTGCTCATGAGCCTGGCGGGAGTGCCCATCGGCACCATCACCGCCATCTTCCTCAACGAGTACGTGGGCCAGCAGTCAAAAATCGGTCGAGCCATCCGTTTCGCGGTCAACACCCTGGCGGGGATTCCGGCCATCGTGTTCGGATTGTTCGGTCTCGGGTTCTTCATCAACTTCGTCGGCGGAGGTGCCGACAAGATGTTCTACGGTGGCTCTCTCCACTGGGCCCAACCCAACATCCTATGGGCATCGCTGACCATGTCCCTCCTGACCTTGCCGGTGGTGATCGTTTCGGTGGAAGAGGCCATCAAGACCGTCCCGCGCGAATTGCGCGAAGGCAGTCTCGCCCTGGGAGCCACCCGTCTGGAGACCATCTGGAAGGTCGTGCTGCCCCAGAGCATGACAGGCATCCTCACCGGCGCGATCCTGGCCATCAGCCGCGGAGCGGGCGAAGTGGCCCCCATCCTCTTCACGGGCGCGGCCTACTTCCTGCCCAACCTCCCCGACGGCCTCACGGACCAATTCATGGAATTGGGCTACCACATCTACATCATGAGCACCCAAAGCGTGGATGTCGAGGCTACAAAGCCCATCCAGTTCGCCACCACGCTGGTGCTCCTGATCCTTACCTTCACATTGAACTTCGCAGCCATCTTCCTGCGCTGGCACTTGCGCCGCCGGGCTTTCCGCTGA